Proteins found in one Quercus robur chromosome 2, dhQueRobu3.1, whole genome shotgun sequence genomic segment:
- the LOC126714871 gene encoding probable phospholipid-transporting ATPase 8, which yields MPEERRERIHFRKLYSFACFHSKYEHSHSQIGQKGYSRVVYCNDPYHSEAVKLNYRGNYVSTTKYSAANFIPKSLFEQFRRVANIYFLVVACVSFSPLAPFSSLSILAPLIVVIGATMAKEGVEDWRRRKQDIEENNRKVKVYGSNYTFHETNWKELRVGDIGKVCKDEYFPADLVLLSSSHEDGVCYVETMNLDGETNLKLKHALEVTSHLHEENSLKQFTAVIKCEDPNEKLYSFVGNLSCDGKEYPLSIQQLLLRGSKLKNTEYVFGVVIFAGHDTKVMQNATDPPSKRSKIEKKMDKIVYILFSTLVLIAFVGSLFFGIETKKDFSDGNLRRWYLHPDDTTVYYDPKRPSLSAFLHFLTALMLYGYLIPISLYVSIEIVKVLQSTFINQDQHMYDEETGKPAHARTSNLNEELGQIDTILSDKTGTLTCNSMEFVKCSIAGTAYGRGMTEVERSLARRRGDPLPETGDDVQGHEGEKSVRGFNFRDERIMNGQWLNEPHWDIIQKFFRVLAICHTVIPEKNEELGEIMYKAESPDEAAFVIAAKEIGFEFFRVTQTSISLRELDYETGEKVVRKYKRLHVLEFSSSRKRMSVIVRNAENQLFLLCKGADSVMFQRLSKNGRQFESQTKDHIKKYAEAGLRTMIIAYCELGEEEYKSWDVEFSKAKTSVTTERDVSVDELADKIERDLILLGATAVEDKLQKGVPECIDKLAQARIKLWVLTGDKMETAINIGYACSLLREDMKQIVITLDSPDIDALEKQGDKEAIAKASLESIKKQIREGMSQIKSAKESDVKFGLIIDGKSLDFSLKKDIEKSFFELAISCASVICCRSSPKQKALVTRLLKGETGKTMLAIGDGANDVSMLQEADIGVGISGVEGMQAVMASDFSIAQFRFLERLLLVHGHWCYRRIAMMICYFFYKNIAFGFTLFWFEAHASFSGQPAYNDWYMSFYNVFFTSLPIIALGVFDQDVSAQLCLKYPFLYLEGVENILFSWSRILGWLFNGFLTSIIIFFWTTKSMIKQAFRRDGQVVDYEVLGVTMYTCVVWAVNCQMAISINYFTWIQHFFIWGSIALWYKFLIIYGYLPPELSTTAYRVFVEACAPSVLYWLVTLLAVICTLLPNFTFRAFQTRFRPMYHDMIQINEFEGVEADELPRRVRKKLHLMERLMQRNLNS from the exons ATGCcagaagagagaagggaaaggaTACATTTTAGGAAACTCTATTCATTTGCATGTTTTCACTCTAAGTATGAACATAGCCATTCCCAAATTGGGCAGAAAGGGTACTCAAGGGTAGTGTATTGTAATGATCCCTATCATTCAGAGGCAGTTAAGTTGAACTACCGGGGAAATTATGTCTCAACTACTAAGTATTCCGCAGCTAATTTTATTCCCAAGTCTTTATTTGAGCAGTTCAGGAGGGTTGCAAATATATACTTTCTTGTTGTGGCTTGTGTTTCATTTAGCCCATTGGCGCCTTTTTCGTCTCTTAGTATTCTTGCACCATTGATAGTGGTGATTGGAGCTACTATGGCAAAGGAAGGCGTGGAAGAttggagaagaagaaagcag GATATAGAGGAAAATAATCGAAAGGTCAAAGTGTATGGTAGTAATTATACATTCCATGAGACCAATTGGAAGGAACTTCGAGTTGGTGATATTGGAAAGGTGTGTAAGGATGAATACTTCCCTGCTGATTTAGTTCTGCTTTCATCTAGCCATGAAGATGGGGTTTGTTATGTTGAGACCATGAACCTTGATGGAGAGACCAATTTGAAATTGAAGCATGCCTTGGAGGTGACGTCCCATCTTCATGAAGAAAATTCCTTGAAACAATTTACGGCAGTGATCAAGTGTGAGGACCCCAATGAAAAGTTATATTCATTCGTTGGAAATTTGTCTTGTGATGGCAAAGAATACCCACTTTCCATACAACAGCTACTACTAAGAGGTTCTAAGCTTAAAAATACTGAATATGTCTTTGGTGTTGTTATTTTTGCGGGACATGACACAAAAGTGATGCAGAATGCTACAGATCCTCCTTCCAAGAGAagtaaaattgagaaaaaaatggaTAAGATAGTCTACATACTTTTCAGTACTCTGGTATTGATTGCTTTTGTTGGATCTTTGTTTTTTGGAATTGAAACCAAAAAAGATTTCAGTGATGGAAACCTTAGAAGGTGGTATCTTCATCCAGATGATACAACTGTCTATTATGACCCTAAACGACCATCACTTTCTGCATTTCTTCATTTCCTGACAGCCCTTATGTTGTATGGATACCTAATTCCAATATCTTTGTATGTATCCATTGAGATTGTGAAGGTTTTACAGAGTACTTTTATTAACCAAGATCAGCATATGTATGATGAAGAAACAGGCAAGCCAGCACATGCACGCACATCTAATTTAAATGAGGAACTTGGTCAGATAGATACTATACTGTCTGATAAAACAGGCACTTTGACATGTAATTCCATGGAGTTTGTTAAATGTTCAATAGCAGGAACTGCTTATGGCCGTGGTATGACAGAAGTGGAGAGGTCACTGGCAAGGAGGAGGGGGGATCCACTGCCTGAAACTGGTGATGATGTTCAAGGGCATGAGGGTGAAAAGTCAGTTAGGGGTTTCAACTTTAGAGATGAACGAATCATGAATGGTCAGTGGCTTAATGAACCCCATTGGGATATAATACAGAAGTTCTTCAGGGTCTTGGCAATATGTCACACAGTGATTCctgaaaaaaatgaagagttgGGAGAAATTATGTATAAAGCTGAGTCACCAGATGAAGCTGCTTTTGTCATAGCTGCAAAGGAGATTGGCTTTGAGTTTTTTAGAGTGACACAAACAAGCATCTCATTGCGTGAGTTAGATTATGAGACTGGAGAAAAGGTTGTTAG AAAATACAAGCGTCTACATGTCTTAGAGTTTAGTAGTTCTCGCAAAAGAATGTCAGTGATTGTAAGGAATGCAGAAAATCAGTTGTTTCTACTTTGCAAGGGGGCAGACAG tGTAATGTTTCAAAGGCTTTCAAAAAACGGGCGGCAGTTTGAGTCACAGACCAAGGATCACATCAAAAAATATGCTGAAGCAGGTCTACGGACCATGATAATTGCATACTGTGAGCTTGGTGAAGAAGAATATAAATCATGGGATGTGGAGTTTTCCAAGGCCAAAACATCTGTCACTACAGAGCGTGATGTATCGGTGGATGAACTTGCTGATAAAATAGAAAGGGATTTGATTCTTCTTGGTGCTACAGCAGTTGAAGACAAACTGCAAAAGGGG GTTCCAGAATGTATTGACAAGCTTGCCCAAGCTAGAATTAAGCTATGGGTATTAACTGGTGATAAGATGGAGACAGCAATTAATATTGG GTATGCTTGTAGTTTACTTAGAGAAGATATGAAACAAATTGTGATCACTCTGGATTCACCAGACATTGATGCCTTGGAAAAGCAAGGGGATAAAGAGGCCATTGCAAAG GCTTCTCTTGAAAGCATAAAGAAGCAAATTAGAGAAGGGATGTCTCAGATAAAGTCAGCAAAAGAAAGTGATGTCAAGTTTGGCCTAATAATTGATGGAAAATCCTTGGATTTTTCACTAAAGAAGGACATAGAGAAGTCATTTTTTGAACTTGCAATTAGTTGTGCTTCTGTTATATGTTGCCGATCTTCGCCCAAGCAGAAAGCTCTG GTTACAAGATTATTAAAAGGAGAAACAGGTAAGACAATGCTCGCTATTGGTGATGGGGCAAATGATGTTAGCATGCTTCAAGAGGCCGATATTGGAGTTGGCATTAGTGGTGTTGAAGGGATGCAG GCAGTGATGGCAAGTGATTTTTCGATAGCTCAATTCCGATTTCTAGAACGTTTGTTGTTGGTTCATGGACATTGGTGTTACAGACGAATAGCAATGATG ATATGCTACTTCTTCTACAAGAACATAGCATTTGGGTTCACTCTGTTTTGGTTTGAGGCCCATGCTTCTTTCTCTGGTCAACCTGCGTATAATGATTGGTACATGTCATTTTACAATGTCTTCTTCACCTCACTTCCCATAATTGCTCTTGGTGTTTTTGACCAGGATGTTTCTGCACAACTTTGCCTCAAG TATCCCTTCTTATATTTGGAGGGAGTCGAGAACATTCTCTTCAGCTGGTCCCGTATACTTGGTTGGCTGTTTAATGGATTTCTAACCTCCATAATTATCTTCTTCTGGACAACAAAGTCGATGATTAAACAAGCCTTTCGGAGAGATGGGCAAGTAGTCGACTATGAAGTCCTTGGAGTCACAATGTATACTTGTGTCGTGTGGGCTGTAAATTGCCAAATGGCAATCTCCATCAACTACTTCACTTggatccagcacttcttcatcTGGGGCAGCATTGCCCTATGGTATAAATTCTTAATTATTTATGGTTATCTCCCACCAGAGTTGTCAACAACAGCATATAGGGTTTTTGTGGAAGCATGTGCCCCGAGTGTTCTCTATTGGTTGGTCACCCTCTTAGCTGTCATTTGCACTCTGCTACCTAATTTTACCTTCAGGGCTTTCCAAACACGATTTAGACCAATGTACCATGACATGATACAAATAAATGAGTTTGAAGGTGTAGAGGCTGATGAATTACCTCGGCGAGTCAGGAAGAAACTACATCTCATGGAGAGATTGATGCAGAGGAATTTGAATTCATGA